In the Polyangia bacterium genome, one interval contains:
- the rodA gene encoding rod shape-determining protein RodA, producing the protein MLMPRVISWRKLRFRFDWALTICALIVVALGLANLWSAVHERQSQLFTQQISWLALGTVVFLAVASFDYRTISRLSYVMYGAGLALLVGVLIFGKMVGGGRRWFDMGPFHIQPSEMMQVLTIVALGKYLNDSPALEGRSFRHMVLPVAIASAPALLIAAQPDFGTAFLILLIFITIMLTARLKLKTLAVILGLATIAAFPIYQHLLRDYQRKRFEAFLNPNSQGAYQTRQALNAIGSGRFTGKGFLHGTQIRLRHFPALWTDFPFAVWAEEWGFVGSLVVLLAYLALILWSIKIASEARDRFGATVCVGVAALLFWHVAINVGMVSGILPVVGVTLPLISYGGSSILTIMVALGLVMNVSVRRFAY; encoded by the coding sequence ATGCTGATGCCCCGGGTGATCTCCTGGCGCAAGCTGCGGTTCCGTTTCGACTGGGCCCTGACCATCTGCGCGCTGATCGTCGTCGCCCTGGGTCTGGCAAACCTGTGGAGCGCGGTTCACGAGCGCCAGTCGCAGCTGTTCACCCAGCAGATCTCCTGGCTGGCCTTGGGCACGGTGGTCTTCCTGGCGGTGGCGTCGTTCGACTACCGCACCATCAGCAGGCTCAGCTACGTGATGTACGGCGCGGGCCTGGCCTTGCTGGTCGGCGTGCTGATCTTCGGCAAGATGGTGGGCGGCGGGCGGCGCTGGTTCGACATGGGGCCGTTCCACATCCAGCCATCAGAGATGATGCAGGTCTTGACCATCGTGGCGCTGGGGAAATACCTCAACGACTCGCCGGCGCTGGAGGGACGATCGTTTCGCCACATGGTTCTGCCGGTGGCCATCGCCAGCGCGCCGGCGTTGCTGATCGCCGCGCAGCCGGACTTCGGGACGGCGTTCCTGATCCTGCTCATCTTCATCACCATCATGCTGACCGCGCGGCTGAAGCTGAAGACCCTGGCGGTGATCCTGGGGCTGGCGACGATCGCGGCGTTTCCCATCTATCAGCACCTGCTGCGCGACTATCAGCGCAAGCGCTTCGAAGCGTTCTTGAACCCGAACTCGCAGGGCGCGTACCAGACCCGGCAGGCGCTGAACGCCATCGGGTCGGGGCGCTTCACCGGCAAGGGCTTCCTGCACGGCACGCAGATCCGCCTGCGGCATTTCCCGGCCTTGTGGACGGATTTCCCCTTCGCCGTGTGGGCCGAGGAGTGGGGCTTCGTCGGCTCGCTGGTGGTCTTGCTGGCCTACCTGGCGTTGATCTTGTGGAGCATCAAGATCGCCAGCGAGGCGCGCGATCGCTTCGGCGCCACAGTCTGTGTCGGCGTAGCGGCGCTGCTGTTCTGGCACGTGGCCATCAACGTCGGGATGGTCAGCGGCATCCTGCCAGTGGTCGGCGTGACGCTGCCGCTCATCAGCTACGGCGGCTCCAGCATCCTGACCATCATGGTCGCGCTGGGCCTGGTGATGAACGTCAGCGTCCGTCGCTTCGCCTACTGA
- the mrdA gene encoding penicillin-binding protein 2 — MEIAGQDAELPEMRRRARYFGLFVVLAFLAIGGRLFYLQVIEGDTFYKLTSDSIIRTDVLAGVRGQIRDRKNRVLATVRPGFNLYVNPRSLTSEGFERLRGVLGMDAEQAVEVWDRVQNERQEQAAASAAGKDQSKDKERPVLLAEDISREAMAAIETGLDVPGAKIVSVPRREYPYGALASHVLGFMNEVSPDELRAKKDESYRAGDLVGRTGIERQWEGYLRGRPGFEKIVVDHRGLPKTDIRELVDGPTRQVAVQGNNVFLTLDVEVQKIVERALRGQRAAGAVVLDVDTGRILAMASRPGFDPNEMSGRLSPEAEQRILADRYHPLRDKTLNETYYPGSTFKAVSALAALEDGVITVDDKTKCHGWFELGRRRFKCTKTHLTVSMYEAIVQSCNVYFFELGARPGMIDRLAKFGADMGLGAPTGLGLNGEEGGFLPTEAWYREQKRLDPHNEGFQVGQALNAVIGQGSTRVTLLQMATLYAAIANGGKLWLPQIVERVEAPDGQVLEDFAPRVRRELSIAPENLAFLRQALVGVVNEPKGTAYKVHPHDIEIAGKTGTAQVHRMTHRGEGAGSWEQDDHAWFVGFAPAGRPRIAFAVLVEHGGHGGEVAAPLAVEIVRNYFDTVAPDQKNAPRVGLPRHRLGRLAEDTISLDASDPSRSPSPPDAAPAVPKAAPASAAGVTRFTFEDKAP; from the coding sequence ATGGAGATAGCCGGGCAAGACGCTGAACTTCCGGAGATGCGCCGTCGGGCGCGTTACTTCGGGTTGTTCGTGGTGCTGGCCTTCCTGGCGATCGGCGGGCGGCTGTTTTATCTGCAGGTCATCGAAGGCGACACGTTCTACAAGCTGACCTCGGACAGCATCATTCGCACCGACGTGCTGGCCGGCGTGCGCGGGCAGATCCGCGATCGCAAGAACCGCGTGCTGGCCACGGTGCGACCGGGGTTCAACCTGTACGTCAACCCGCGCTCGCTGACCAGCGAAGGCTTCGAGCGTCTGCGCGGCGTGCTGGGCATGGACGCCGAGCAAGCTGTGGAGGTCTGGGACCGGGTCCAGAACGAACGTCAGGAGCAAGCCGCCGCCAGCGCCGCCGGCAAAGATCAAAGCAAGGACAAGGAGCGCCCGGTGCTGCTGGCCGAGGACATCTCGCGCGAGGCGATGGCCGCCATCGAAACCGGGCTGGACGTGCCGGGCGCGAAGATCGTGTCGGTCCCGCGCCGCGAATATCCCTACGGCGCCCTGGCCAGCCACGTCCTCGGTTTCATGAACGAGGTCTCGCCCGACGAGCTGCGCGCGAAAAAAGACGAAAGCTACCGGGCCGGCGATCTGGTCGGCCGCACCGGGATCGAACGGCAGTGGGAAGGCTACCTGCGCGGGCGGCCCGGCTTCGAGAAGATCGTCGTCGACCACCGCGGGCTGCCCAAGACCGACATCCGCGAGCTGGTCGACGGACCCACGCGCCAGGTGGCGGTGCAGGGCAACAACGTTTTTCTCACCCTGGACGTCGAGGTGCAGAAGATCGTCGAGCGGGCGCTGCGTGGCCAGCGCGCCGCCGGCGCGGTGGTGCTGGACGTGGACACCGGCCGCATCCTGGCCATGGCCTCGCGGCCCGGTTTCGATCCGAACGAAATGTCCGGGCGCCTGTCGCCGGAGGCGGAGCAGCGAATTTTGGCCGATCGCTATCACCCGCTGCGCGACAAGACGTTGAACGAGACCTATTACCCGGGGTCGACTTTCAAGGCGGTGTCCGCGCTGGCGGCGCTGGAAGACGGTGTCATCACCGTCGACGACAAGACCAAGTGCCACGGCTGGTTTGAGCTGGGCCGCCGGCGGTTCAAGTGCACCAAGACCCACCTGACGGTCAGCATGTACGAGGCCATCGTGCAAAGCTGCAACGTCTACTTTTTCGAGCTGGGCGCGCGGCCGGGGATGATCGATCGCCTGGCCAAGTTCGGCGCCGATATGGGATTGGGCGCGCCCACCGGGTTGGGATTGAACGGCGAAGAGGGCGGCTTCCTCCCCACCGAGGCCTGGTACCGCGAGCAGAAGCGCCTGGATCCGCACAACGAAGGTTTTCAGGTGGGCCAGGCGCTGAACGCGGTGATCGGCCAGGGCTCGACGCGCGTGACGCTGCTGCAGATGGCCACCCTGTACGCGGCGATCGCCAACGGTGGCAAGCTGTGGCTGCCTCAAATCGTCGAGCGGGTCGAAGCGCCCGACGGACAGGTGCTGGAAGATTTCGCGCCGCGCGTGCGGCGCGAGCTGTCGATCGCGCCAGAGAACCTGGCCTTCCTGCGCCAGGCGCTGGTGGGCGTGGTCAACGAACCGAAGGGCACCGCGTACAAGGTCCATCCCCACGACATCGAGATCGCGGGCAAGACCGGCACGGCGCAGGTGCACCGGATGACCCACCGGGGCGAGGGTGCTGGCTCGTGGGAGCAAGACGACCACGCCTGGTTCGTGGGCTTCGCGCCGGCCGGGCGGCCGCGCATCGCTTTCGCCGTGCTGGTGGAACACGGCGGCCACGGTGGCGAGGTAGCGGCGCCGCTGGCGGTGGAGATCGTGCGCAACTACTTCGACACGGTGGCGCCCGACCAGAAAAACGCCCCGCGCGTCGGGTTGCCGCGCCACCGGCTGGGGCGGCTGGCCGAGGACACCATCAGCCTGGACGCGTCCGACCCATCGCGGTCGCCGTCACCGCCGGACGCCGCGCCGGCGGTGCCCAAGGCCGCGCCAGCTTCCGCCGCAGGCGTCACGCGTTTCACGTTCGAAGACAAGGCGCCCTGA
- a CDS encoding SurA N-terminal domain-containing protein yields MLEQMRKSSQSLLIYVLFGIVIAVFIINFGPQSRGGCDGPASVGDQFAARVGGDTISASDFRYGFLVLGGAQYPAQMAKQQRVKETVMDKLIERELLAQEAEQLGYAVTEEEVEDQIADSKMIGLGYPRTVGRLQKDGKFSYDLFKNFVQFEMGLTPKSFIEEQKRELLASRVRDLLRAGVTVSSDEVKAEFARKGNQVNLEYVRFAPHRYETQVAPTDAEIAAYAKTNEEALKKDYEAKKFVYEKTPKELHLRQILIKGGDGEAGKAAEKKADAIAARLKKGESFADVARQVSEDPASKAKGGDLGWRRLGTTNLTGDGEAKLLAAKTGDVVGPLKSNEGWVLMVSSGSREGDLSFDQVKLELAADKLREQQTSARAKTDALAALTKAKAEPGKTLKDLFPGAADASKTDTAKADAAKKEKAGKPGAKAGGATAEVADVPGAEETGLFSLRGGHDGAIVEGIGVSNDLAKAAFALTSEAPLAGPFDVAGSAVIVRLKERRQADMGEFEKKKLELLRDAELTKWIEVLTDWTRLKCNEAKAGKQIQVNRDMLRYEDSNEPPPYEACSARRSLGG; encoded by the coding sequence ATGCTCGAGCAGATGCGTAAGTCGTCGCAGTCGCTGCTCATCTATGTGCTGTTCGGGATCGTCATCGCCGTCTTCATCATCAACTTCGGTCCGCAGTCGCGTGGTGGCTGCGACGGACCGGCGTCGGTCGGCGATCAGTTCGCCGCGCGCGTCGGCGGCGACACGATCTCGGCCAGCGATTTTCGTTATGGCTTTCTGGTGCTGGGGGGCGCGCAGTACCCGGCCCAGATGGCCAAGCAGCAGCGGGTCAAAGAGACGGTGATGGACAAGCTGATCGAGCGCGAGCTTTTGGCCCAGGAGGCCGAGCAACTGGGCTACGCCGTCACCGAGGAAGAGGTCGAGGATCAGATCGCCGACTCGAAGATGATCGGCCTTGGCTATCCGCGCACCGTCGGGCGCCTGCAGAAGGACGGCAAGTTCAGCTACGACCTGTTCAAGAACTTCGTCCAGTTCGAGATGGGACTGACCCCGAAGAGCTTCATCGAGGAACAAAAGCGCGAGCTTCTGGCCTCACGCGTGCGCGATCTGCTGCGCGCCGGGGTGACGGTTTCGTCCGACGAGGTGAAGGCCGAGTTCGCGCGCAAGGGCAACCAGGTCAACCTCGAGTACGTGCGCTTCGCCCCGCATCGCTATGAGACGCAGGTGGCGCCCACCGATGCGGAGATCGCCGCCTACGCCAAGACCAACGAAGAAGCGTTGAAGAAAGACTACGAGGCGAAGAAGTTCGTCTATGAAAAGACGCCGAAAGAGCTGCACCTGCGCCAGATCCTGATCAAGGGCGGCGACGGTGAGGCCGGCAAGGCGGCCGAGAAGAAAGCCGACGCGATCGCCGCCCGCCTGAAGAAAGGCGAGTCCTTCGCCGACGTGGCCAGGCAAGTGTCGGAAGACCCGGCCAGCAAGGCCAAGGGCGGCGATCTGGGCTGGCGGCGCCTCGGCACCACCAACCTCACCGGCGACGGCGAGGCGAAGTTGTTGGCGGCCAAGACCGGCGACGTGGTCGGCCCCCTGAAGTCGAACGAAGGTTGGGTGCTGATGGTCTCGTCGGGCAGCCGCGAAGGCGACCTGTCTTTTGACCAGGTGAAGCTGGAATTGGCCGCCGACAAGCTGCGCGAACAGCAGACCAGCGCGCGCGCGAAAACCGACGCGCTGGCCGCCTTGACCAAGGCCAAAGCCGAACCGGGCAAGACGCTGAAGGATCTGTTTCCGGGCGCGGCCGACGCCAGCAAGACCGACACGGCCAAGGCGGATGCGGCCAAGAAGGAGAAGGCGGGCAAGCCGGGCGCCAAAGCTGGTGGGGCGACGGCGGAGGTCGCCGACGTGCCGGGCGCCGAAGAAACCGGGTTGTTCAGCCTGCGCGGCGGCCATGACGGCGCCATCGTCGAGGGCATCGGGGTATCGAATGACCTGGCCAAGGCGGCGTTCGCCCTGACCAGCGAGGCGCCGCTGGCCGGTCCGTTCGACGTGGCGGGCAGCGCGGTGATCGTGCGCTTGAAGGAGCGCAGGCAGGCGGACATGGGCGAGTTCGAGAAGAAGAAGCTCGAGCTTTTGCGCGACGCCGAGCTGACCAAGTGGATCGAGGTCCTGACCGATTGGACGCGCCTCAAGTGCAACGAGGCCAAGGCGGGCAAGCAGATCCAGGTCAACCGCGACATGCTTCGCTACGAGGACAGCAACGAGCCCCCGCCGTACGAGGCGTGCTCGGCGCGTAGATCGCTCGGTGGGTGA
- the mreC gene encoding rod shape-determining protein MreC, which translates to MTGSSKRVRESAIVAATMLLAVIVLRMSAKNPGELSTLDRGILRVVSPAQSAMSSIARAMGGVAGRYVDLVHVRGENDDLRRENSRLRADLLETRRLAAESGRYQRLLGLKDLTPAETLAARVISIDASPYFRVARVEIDLGEGTVRRGMPVLTPEGVVGRVNRVAGQTADIMLLVDPRSAIDVFVPRTGGRGILRGKQGENGYRCSIEYLVRGDQVHEGDKVVTSGLGGAFPRDLAIGKISKVGAGAVNMYQEVEVTPDVDFARLSEVLVVVAPPPAPDPDAGTHHQSAPARGLSVYR; encoded by the coding sequence ATGACCGGCAGCAGCAAAAGGGTGCGCGAGAGCGCGATTGTGGCGGCGACGATGTTGCTGGCGGTGATCGTGCTGCGCATGTCGGCGAAGAATCCCGGCGAGCTGTCGACGCTGGACCGGGGCATCCTGCGCGTGGTCTCGCCGGCCCAATCGGCGATGTCTTCGATCGCGCGCGCCATGGGCGGGGTGGCCGGCCGCTACGTCGACTTGGTCCACGTGCGTGGCGAGAACGATGACCTGCGCCGCGAGAACAGCCGCCTGCGCGCCGATCTGCTGGAGACCCGCCGCCTGGCCGCCGAGAGCGGGCGCTACCAACGGTTGCTGGGCCTCAAGGATCTGACGCCGGCCGAGACGCTGGCGGCGCGGGTGATCAGCATCGACGCCTCGCCGTACTTTCGGGTGGCGCGCGTGGAGATCGATCTCGGCGAGGGCACGGTTCGGCGCGGGATGCCCGTGCTGACGCCGGAGGGCGTGGTCGGCCGGGTGAACCGGGTGGCCGGGCAAACCGCGGACATCATGCTGCTGGTCGATCCGCGTTCGGCGATTGACGTGTTCGTTCCGCGCACCGGCGGCCGCGGCATCCTGCGCGGCAAGCAAGGCGAGAACGGCTATCGCTGCAGCATCGAATATCTGGTGCGCGGCGATCAGGTTCACGAGGGCGACAAGGTCGTCACCAGCGGTTTGGGCGGCGCGTTCCCGCGCGATCTGGCCATCGGCAAGATCAGCAAGGTGGGCGCCGGCGCGGTGAATATGTACCAGGAGGTCGAGGTCACGCCCGACGTGGACTTCGCGCGCCTGTCGGAGGTGCTGGTGGTGGTAGCCCCGCCACCGGCGCCGGATCCTGACGCGGGGACGCATCATCAGTCGGCGCCGGCGCGGGGCTTGTCGGTGTATCGCTGA
- a CDS encoding NADH-quinone oxidoreductase subunit I, whose translation MAIGVKVVSRPGSLGQQTYLPAIAEGLGVTFRHFAKNFIGNLVGLRAKTDIVTIQYPEEKKKYPERHRGLHRLMLRDDGQTRCVACMMCPTACPAHCITIVPEEAPDGRIEKRPKIFEIDELRCVVCGLCAEACPCDAIRMDTLEHAMPTYRRVDAILDREELLSRGTRSEAKQGGVGAFWREKVKGEPQTPPAANVVPAGSPPGPTEKSKQES comes from the coding sequence ATGGCCATCGGAGTCAAGGTCGTCAGTCGCCCCGGCAGCCTGGGCCAGCAGACGTATTTGCCGGCTATCGCCGAAGGATTGGGCGTCACGTTCCGCCACTTCGCCAAGAACTTCATCGGCAACCTGGTCGGGCTGCGCGCCAAGACCGACATCGTGACCATCCAGTACCCCGAGGAAAAAAAGAAATACCCCGAGCGGCACCGCGGCCTGCACCGCCTGATGTTGCGCGACGACGGCCAGACCCGCTGCGTGGCCTGCATGATGTGCCCGACGGCCTGCCCCGCCCACTGCATCACCATCGTCCCCGAGGAAGCGCCCGACGGCCGCATCGAGAAGCGGCCCAAGATTTTTGAGATCGACGAGCTCCGCTGCGTGGTGTGTGGTCTGTGCGCCGAGGCTTGCCCGTGCGACGCCATCCGCATGGACACCCTGGAGCACGCCATGCCGACGTACCGTCGGGTGGACGCCATCTTGGATCGCGAGGAGCTTCTGTCGCGCGGTACGCGTTCGGAGGCCAAGCAAGGTGGCGTGGGCGCCTTCTGGCGCGAGAAGGTGAAGGGCGAGCCACAGACACCGCCCGCCGCCAACGTCGTGCCCGCGGGTTCGCCCCCCGGCCCAACGGAAAAGTCAAAGCAAGAGAGTTGA
- a CDS encoding rod shape-determining protein, giving the protein MLLDWVYGLFSNDLAIDLGTANTLTFVRGKGIVSNEPSVVAVQRAGNGTKKVLAVGKEAKEMLGRTPGNIVAVRPMKDGVIADFEVTEAMLRYFITRVHNRRTLVKPRIIIGVPSGITEVEKRAVRDSALAAGAREVYLIEEPMAAAIGAGLPVTEPSGNMVVDIGGGTTEVAVISLAGIVVAKSIRVAGDKMDEAIVAYIKRKYNLLVGERTAEAIKKQIGNAYSVDEVMTMEIKGRDLVAGVPKTLVMNSDEVREALSEPVNQIVDAVRSVLERTPPELAADIVDRGIVLTGGGAQLRNLDVLLREETGLPVMVSDTPECAVVLGTGKALDELSLLREVALQ; this is encoded by the coding sequence ATGCTGCTCGATTGGGTCTACGGGCTGTTTTCAAACGATCTGGCCATTGATCTGGGTACGGCGAACACCCTGACCTTCGTTCGCGGCAAGGGCATCGTTTCGAACGAGCCGTCGGTGGTGGCGGTCCAGCGCGCCGGCAACGGGACCAAGAAGGTTCTGGCCGTCGGCAAGGAAGCGAAAGAGATGCTGGGCCGCACGCCGGGGAACATCGTGGCGGTGCGCCCGATGAAGGATGGCGTCATCGCCGACTTCGAGGTCACCGAGGCGATGCTGCGCTACTTCATCACCCGGGTGCACAACCGCCGCACGCTGGTCAAGCCGCGCATCATCATCGGCGTGCCGTCGGGCATCACCGAGGTGGAAAAGCGCGCCGTGCGTGACTCCGCGCTGGCCGCCGGCGCGCGCGAGGTCTATCTGATCGAAGAGCCCATGGCCGCCGCCATCGGCGCCGGCCTGCCGGTCACCGAGCCGTCGGGCAACATGGTGGTCGACATCGGCGGCGGCACGACGGAAGTGGCGGTCATCTCGCTGGCCGGCATCGTGGTCGCCAAATCCATTCGCGTGGCCGGCGACAAGATGGACGAGGCGATCGTCGCGTACATCAAACGCAAGTACAACCTGCTGGTTGGCGAGCGCACCGCCGAGGCGATCAAGAAGCAGATCGGCAACGCTTACAGTGTCGACGAGGTCATGACCATGGAGATCAAGGGTCGCGATCTGGTGGCCGGCGTGCCCAAGACGCTGGTGATGAACAGCGACGAGGTGCGCGAGGCGCTCTCCGAGCCGGTCAACCAGATCGTTGACGCCGTCCGTTCGGTCCTCGAGCGCACGCCGCCCGAACTGGCCGCCGATATCGTGGATCGCGGCATCGTCCTGACCGGCGGCGGTGCGCAGCTGCGCAACCTGGACGTGCTTCTGCGTGAAGAGACCGGACTGCCGGTGATGGTCTCCGACACGCCCGAGTGCGCGGTGGTCTTGGGAACCGGCAAGGCTCTGGATGAACTGAGCCTGCTGCGAGAAGTTGCCTTGCAGTAG
- a CDS encoding complex I subunit 1 family protein: MEYGTQAFDALAATAKILFMILGFAMPLASILTWLERRQSAMMQDRLGPNRANIGPIRAWGITHFLADALKFMFKEDFVPPKAHKFLFMWAPIMAMAPALIVSAIVPFGAPLCWGHILDKGSVCESPVPLQIARLDAGMLFYFAIASLSVYGATLAGWASHNKWAMMGGLRASSQMISYEVTLGMSILGSFLVFGTLEPSAMVAQQTSFLDVHDLAHSWGIFSQPVGFLLFLTAAIAETKRTPFDIPEGEPEIIGYFVEYSGLRFGMFFLGEFLEIVFSSAIIVTIFLGGWHMPDIFGLNTYLMEHLPNIGFVLFSMLIWGGKVFLFCSFQLLIRWSLPRFRSDQLMRLGWQRLLPVSIANVVLTALVILYFQSR, from the coding sequence ATGGAATACGGAACGCAAGCATTCGACGCCTTGGCGGCGACGGCGAAGATCCTGTTCATGATCCTGGGATTCGCCATGCCGCTGGCGTCGATCCTGACCTGGCTCGAGCGCCGGCAGTCGGCGATGATGCAGGACCGCCTGGGCCCGAACCGCGCCAACATCGGTCCCATCCGCGCCTGGGGCATCACCCACTTTCTCGCCGACGCCCTGAAGTTCATGTTCAAGGAGGACTTCGTGCCGCCCAAGGCGCACAAGTTCTTGTTCATGTGGGCGCCGATCATGGCCATGGCCCCGGCGTTGATCGTGTCGGCCATCGTGCCGTTCGGCGCGCCGCTGTGCTGGGGGCACATCCTCGACAAGGGAAGCGTCTGCGAAAGCCCGGTGCCGCTGCAGATCGCCCGCCTGGACGCCGGGATGCTGTTCTACTTCGCCATCGCCTCGCTGTCGGTGTACGGCGCGACGCTGGCCGGGTGGGCGTCGCACAACAAGTGGGCGATGATGGGCGGCCTGCGCGCCAGCTCGCAGATGATCTCGTACGAAGTGACATTGGGCATGTCGATCCTGGGGTCGTTCCTGGTCTTCGGCACGCTGGAGCCAAGCGCGATGGTGGCGCAACAGACGTCGTTCCTGGACGTCCACGACCTGGCCCACAGCTGGGGGATCTTCTCGCAGCCGGTGGGCTTCCTGTTGTTTCTGACCGCCGCCATCGCCGAGACCAAGCGCACCCCGTTCGACATCCCCGAAGGCGAGCCGGAGATCATCGGTTACTTCGTCGAATACTCGGGCCTGCGCTTCGGCATGTTCTTTCTGGGCGAGTTCCTGGAGATCGTTTTCTCCAGCGCCATCATCGTGACCATCTTCCTCGGTGGCTGGCACATGCCGGATATCTTTGGCCTGAACACCTACTTGATGGAGCACCTGCCCAACATTGGGTTCGTGCTGTTCAGCATGCTGATCTGGGGCGGCAAGGTGTTCTTGTTCTGTTCGTTCCAGCTGCTCATTCGCTGGTCGTTGCCGCGCTTCCGGTCGGATCAGCTGATGCGTCTCGGCTGGCAGCGCCTGTTGCCGGTGTCGATCGCCAACGTGGTGCTCACGGCGCTGGTCATCCTTTACTTTCAATCGCGATAA
- the mreD gene encoding rod shape-determining protein MreD: MRSLVTIVVAYLLLILQSTVLELAPVRMAAPSLGLLVVLHVGLSPKWSVSSAAVVSFMTGYLLDLVSGAPQGVHSLVFVLMVLFARALSTRVTVAGLALPAATSFVASLLSALLIVIVRAQVSPEGGYGGLRQAPLEALLTGFCGPIVLGLLRRIDGRIDATRSRVGLARGPRAAGDGMTLR; encoded by the coding sequence ATGCGCTCGCTGGTCACCATCGTCGTGGCGTATCTGCTGCTCATCTTGCAGTCGACGGTGCTGGAGCTGGCGCCGGTGCGCATGGCGGCGCCCAGCCTGGGCCTGCTGGTCGTGCTGCACGTCGGCCTGTCGCCCAAGTGGTCGGTGTCCTCCGCGGCGGTGGTTTCTTTCATGACCGGCTATCTGCTGGATCTGGTGTCGGGTGCGCCGCAAGGGGTGCACAGCTTGGTTTTCGTACTGATGGTGCTCTTCGCCCGCGCGCTGTCGACGCGGGTGACGGTGGCCGGCCTGGCGCTGCCCGCGGCGACGTCGTTCGTGGCCAGTCTGTTGTCGGCACTGTTGATCGTGATCGTGCGGGCGCAGGTGTCGCCGGAGGGCGGATACGGCGGTCTTCGCCAGGCACCGCTGGAAGCGCTGCTGACCGGATTCTGCGGCCCGATCGTCCTGGGGCTTTTGCGCCGCATCGACGGGCGCATCGATGCCACGCGCTCGCGCGTGGGGTTGGCCCGCGGCCCGCGCGCCGCCGGCGACGGGATGACCTTGCGATGA
- a CDS encoding TlpA disulfide reductase family protein, which translates to MNRTLVGGLLCLAGCASVGGGERAEQGNGVGQPMPAIVVKTLEGGRSVDLGALRGKVVLVDIWASWCAPCKEEMPMLDDMAARLKHKGVEIIAVSVDEQRASAMTFLKSRPRWSLTLAHDPQGKVPELLQPSKMPTSYIVDTHGILRYVNAGFERSDARLMEERLLALAQTK; encoded by the coding sequence TTGAACCGAACCCTTGTGGGGGGATTGCTTTGTCTGGCCGGCTGCGCGTCAGTCGGGGGCGGCGAACGCGCCGAGCAAGGCAACGGCGTCGGTCAGCCCATGCCGGCGATCGTCGTCAAGACGCTGGAGGGGGGACGCTCCGTCGACCTTGGCGCCTTGCGCGGAAAGGTCGTGCTGGTGGACATCTGGGCATCGTGGTGTGCGCCGTGCAAAGAAGAGATGCCGATGCTGGATGACATGGCGGCGCGGCTGAAACACAAGGGCGTGGAGATCATCGCCGTCTCCGTCGACGAGCAGCGGGCCAGCGCCATGACCTTCCTGAAGTCACGCCCGCGCTGGTCGCTGACCTTGGCCCACGACCCGCAGGGCAAGGTCCCCGAGCTTTTGCAGCCGTCCAAGATGCCGACCTCGTACATCGTCGACACCCACGGCATCCTCCGTTACGTCAATGCCGGCTTCGAGCGGTCGGACGCGCGCCTGATGGAAGAGCGGCTACTGGCGTTGGCCCAGACGAAATGA